The following coding sequences lie in one Mustelus asterias chromosome 6, sMusAst1.hap1.1, whole genome shotgun sequence genomic window:
- the LOC144495212 gene encoding gonadotropin-releasing hormone receptor-like, with translation MEMIGLTEWKTERLQRSNISGEGVKASGLKRSLKSGGGREAAGNPINNLLGSNLQPDKESDFSRCSDSKTSEKLKELLKGHYYPKASKNDTLVGYLESRKNYLLSLNDTLAAPAFNCSLHLPSLTISGIIRVAITFFLLIFSIIGNTVFLVKLAKQHRKKESRLKLLLDNLIFANLLQTLIVMSMDGVWNITVQWYGGEFLCKLLNFLKLFSMYCSAFMVVVISVDRCLAITNPLKNVTKRIHTGRCMVATAWFCSMVLALPQLFLFKMIHYSEPLPFSQCATLESFHSQLEQKFYNLFTFGFLFVIPLLIMLICNSRIIIKMTSALNPKDNQMELSRSKNVLPQARMKTIKMTIAFATSFIICWTPYYLMGIWYWFDPDLHNKLPDPLNHFLFLFGLLNPCLDPFIYGYFSL, from the exons ATGGAGATGATTGGCTTAACTGAATGGAAGACAGAAAGACTGCAAAGGTCAAACATCAGTGGAGAAGGTGTGAAGGCAAGTGGTTTGAAACG GTCATTGAAATCAGGGGGTGGGAGAGAAGCAGCAGGTAATCCTATTAACAACCTACTGGGCTCCAATTTACAGCCGGATAAGGAGTCTGacttctccagatgctccgactCAAAAACATCTGAGAAGCTTAAGGAATTACTCAAGGGACATTATTACCCAAAGGCTTCG AAGAATGATACTTTGGTGGGCTACTTGGAGTCCAGAAAGAATTATTTGCTCTCTCTTAACGACACCCTGGCAGCCCCTGCGTTCAATTGTTCTTTGCATCTGCCAAGCCTGACAATCTCGGGTATCATTAGAGTGGCCATCACCTTCTTCCTCTTGATCTTTTCCATTATCGGGAACACAGTTTTCCTGGTGAAGCTGGCCAAGCAGCATAGGAAAAAGGAATCACGCCTTAAGTTGCTGCTTGACAACCTCATATTTGCCAACCTCCTGCAGACCCTGATTGTTATGTCAATGGATGGCGTATGGAATATCACGGTGCAGTGGTACGGCGGTGAGTTTCTTTGTAAGCTCCTCAACTTTCTCAAACTCTTCTCCATGTATTGCTCTGCCTTCATGGTGGTGGTGATCAGCGTGGATCGCTGTTTGGCGATTACAAATCCCTTAAAGAACGTAACAAAACGTATCCACACTGGACGGTGCATGGTCGCCACGGCTTGGTTCTGTAGTATGGTCTTGGCTTTACCTCAG TTATTCCTCTTCAAAATGATCCACTACTCAGAACCACTTCCCTTCTCACAGTGTGCGACCCTTGAAAGCTTTCATAGTCAACTGGAGCAGAAATTCTACAACCTCTTCACCTTTGGATTCCTATTTGTCATCCCTCTATTGATCATGCTGATCTGCAATTCCAGAATAATCATCAAGATGACAAGTGCCCTGAACCCAAAAGATAACC AGATGGAGCTGAGCCGATCAAAGAATGTCTTACCACAAGCTCGCATGAAAACAATAAAAATGACAATAGCGTTTGCCACTTCTTTCATTATCTGCTGGACTCCATACTACTTGATGGGAATTTGGTACTGGTTTGACCCTGATCTGCATAATAAGTTGCCTGATCCTCTCAATCACTTTTTATTTCTCTTTGGGTTATTAAATCCTTGTCTTGATCCATTTATTTATGGGTACTTTTCTCTTTAG